AGGAAGGGTGATCTTCAAAAGCGGTAACTGCTTCCCCGACAAATAGGACGCATTTGTTAGAAAAAAATCCGCATATTTGTAATATCCGAGCAAAAGAACGTCGCAGGTGATGCCAACCACCAGAATAAGCTTTCTCCGGAAAGGCTGATTTTCGTCGGCGAGAACCGTTCCTATCCCGTAATTAAAAAGCAGGCTCACCAGGAGCAGTATGACGTATTTTGGATTCCACCATCCGTAGAAGAAAAGGGAGGATAATACAAGGGATGCCTTTGCGGCGATTGTGAGTCGATTCCGATTTAGGAAAAAATAAATCGTCGCCGCAATGGGAAAGAATAGAAGGATGTATCCCGCTGAATTAAATAACATACGTCCCGAAA
The Verrucomicrobiia bacterium genome window above contains:
- a CDS encoding MBOAT family protein, whose translation is MLFNSAGYILLFFPIAATIYFFLNRNRLTIAAKASLVLSSLFFYGWWNPKYVILLLVSLLFNYGIGTVLADENQPFRRKLILVVGITCDVLLLGYYKYADFFLTNASYLSGKQLPLLKITLP